From Falco cherrug isolate bFalChe1 chromosome W unlocalized genomic scaffold, bFalChe1.pri SUPER_W_unloc_1, whole genome shotgun sequence, the proteins below share one genomic window:
- the LOC129734919 gene encoding arrestin domain-containing protein 3-like isoform X4 — MVLGKVKSLTISFDCLNDSNIPVYSSGDTVSGRVSLEVTGEIRVKSLKIHARGHAKVRWTESRNAGSNTAYTQNYTEEVEYFNHKDVLLGHGRDDDNSEEGFNTIHSGRHEYAFSFELPQIPLATSFEGRHGSVRYWVKAELRRPWLLPVKLKKEFTVFEHIDINTPSLLSPQAGTKEKTLCCWLCTSGPVSLSAKIERKGYTPGESIEIFAEIENCSSRMVVPKATIYQTQAFYARGKMKEVKQLIANLCGESLSSGKTETWNGKQLKIPPVSPSILDCSIIRVEYSLMVYVDIPGAMDLFLNLPLVIGTIPLHPFGSRTSSVSSQGSMNMNWLGLTLPERPEAPPSYAEVVTEENGQSSHAPIAAFDFERALQGQLFAYIQEFRFLPPPLYSEGMKEVGWQKDSWIKIMTI; from the exons atggtgCTAGGGAAGGTAAAGAGTTTGACAATAAGCTTTGACTGTCTTAATGACAGCAATATCCCCGTCTATTCTAGTGGGGACACAGTCTCAGGAAGGGTCAGTTTAGAAGTTACTGGGGAAATTAGAGTAAAATCTCTTAAAATTCATGCAAGAGGACATGCAAAAGTACGTTGGACTGAATCTAGAAATGCTGGATCTAACACTGCCTATACGCAAAATTACACTGAAGAAGTAGAGTATTTTAACCATAAGGACGTTCTACTTGGGCACGGAAGAG ATGATGACAATTCTGAAGAAGGCTTTAACACCATTCATTCAGGAAGGCATGAATATGCATTCAGCTTTGAGCTTCCACAGAT ACCACTTGCTACCTCATTCGAAGGCAGACATGGCAGTGTGCGCTATTGGGTGAAAGCTGAATTGCGTAGGCCTTGGCTTCTACCAGTAAAACTAAAGAAGGAATTTACAGTCTTTGAACATATAGATATCAACACTCCTTCATTACTG TCACCCCAAGCAGGTACAAAAGAAAAGACTCTATGTTGTTGGCTTTGTACCTCAGGCCCAGTATCCTTAAGTGCCAAAATTGAAAGAAAGGGCTATACCCCAG gtgaATCAATTGAGATATTTGCTGAAATTGAGAATTGCTCTTCCCGTATGGTGGTGCCAAAGGCAACCATTTACCAAACACAAGCATTCTATGCCAGAGGGAAAATGAAGGAAGTCAAACAGCTTATTGCCAACCTCTGTGGGGAATCCTTGTCATCTGGCAAAACAGAAACCTGGAATGGCAAACAGTTGAAAATTCCACCCGTTTCCCCTTCAATCCTTGACTGTAGTATAATCCGTGTGGAGTATTCACTGATG GTATATGTTGATATTCCAGGAGCCATGGATTTATTCCTTAACTTGCCACTGGTCATTGGTACCATTCCTCTGCATCCATTTGGTAGCAGAACATCAAGTGTGAGCAGCCAGGGTAGCATGAACATGAATTGGCTTGGTCTGACACTGCCTGAAAGACCAGAAG CACCTCCAAGCTATGCAGAAGTGGTCACAGAGGAAAACGGACAGTCCAGCCACGCACCTATAGCTGCTTTTGATTTTGAGAGAGCACTTCAAGGACAGTTATTTGCATACATCCAGGAGTTCCGTTTTCTTCCTCCACCTTTATATTCAGAA GGAATGAAAGAAGTAGGATGGCAAAAAGACTCGTGGATCAAGATAATGACAATttaa
- the LOC129734919 gene encoding arrestin domain-containing protein 3-like isoform X1, translated as MVLGKVKSLTISFDCLNDSNIPVYSSGDTVSGRVSLEVTGEIRVKSLKIHARGHAKVRWTESRNAGSNTAYTQNYTEEVEYFNHKDVLLGHGRDDDNSEEGFNTIHSGRHEYAFSFELPQIPLATSFEGRHGSVRYWVKAELRRPWLLPVKLKKEFTVFEHIDINTPSLLSPQAGTKEKTLCCWLCTSGPVSLSAKIERKGYTPGESIEIFAEIENCSSRMVVPKATIYQTQAFYARGKMKEVKQLIANLCGESLSSGKTETWNGKQLKIPPVSPSILDCSIIRVEYSLMVYVDIPGAMDLFLNLPLVIGTIPLHPFGSRTSSVSSQGSMNMNWLGLTLPERPEAPPSYAEVVTEENGQSSHAPIAAFDFERALQGQLFAYIQEFRFLPPPLYSEVLCEVPWLLYRAISWSCRLGRLIQTQISPQMRDHLAPLIEGIHKKLT; from the exons atggtgCTAGGGAAGGTAAAGAGTTTGACAATAAGCTTTGACTGTCTTAATGACAGCAATATCCCCGTCTATTCTAGTGGGGACACAGTCTCAGGAAGGGTCAGTTTAGAAGTTACTGGGGAAATTAGAGTAAAATCTCTTAAAATTCATGCAAGAGGACATGCAAAAGTACGTTGGACTGAATCTAGAAATGCTGGATCTAACACTGCCTATACGCAAAATTACACTGAAGAAGTAGAGTATTTTAACCATAAGGACGTTCTACTTGGGCACGGAAGAG ATGATGACAATTCTGAAGAAGGCTTTAACACCATTCATTCAGGAAGGCATGAATATGCATTCAGCTTTGAGCTTCCACAGAT ACCACTTGCTACCTCATTCGAAGGCAGACATGGCAGTGTGCGCTATTGGGTGAAAGCTGAATTGCGTAGGCCTTGGCTTCTACCAGTAAAACTAAAGAAGGAATTTACAGTCTTTGAACATATAGATATCAACACTCCTTCATTACTG TCACCCCAAGCAGGTACAAAAGAAAAGACTCTATGTTGTTGGCTTTGTACCTCAGGCCCAGTATCCTTAAGTGCCAAAATTGAAAGAAAGGGCTATACCCCAG gtgaATCAATTGAGATATTTGCTGAAATTGAGAATTGCTCTTCCCGTATGGTGGTGCCAAAGGCAACCATTTACCAAACACAAGCATTCTATGCCAGAGGGAAAATGAAGGAAGTCAAACAGCTTATTGCCAACCTCTGTGGGGAATCCTTGTCATCTGGCAAAACAGAAACCTGGAATGGCAAACAGTTGAAAATTCCACCCGTTTCCCCTTCAATCCTTGACTGTAGTATAATCCGTGTGGAGTATTCACTGATG GTATATGTTGATATTCCAGGAGCCATGGATTTATTCCTTAACTTGCCACTGGTCATTGGTACCATTCCTCTGCATCCATTTGGTAGCAGAACATCAAGTGTGAGCAGCCAGGGTAGCATGAACATGAATTGGCTTGGTCTGACACTGCCTGAAAGACCAGAAG CACCTCCAAGCTATGCAGAAGTGGTCACAGAGGAAAACGGACAGTCCAGCCACGCACCTATAGCTGCTTTTGATTTTGAGAGAGCACTTCAAGGACAGTTATTTGCATACATCCAGGAGTTCCGTTTTCTTCCTCCACCTTTATATTCAGAA GTGCTCTGTGAAGTGCCTTGGCTTCTCTATCGTGCCATTTCCTGGAGCTGCAGACTTGGAAG ATTGATCCAAACCCAGATCAGCCCACAGATGAGAGACCATCTTGCCCCTCTCATTGAAGGAATCCATAAAAAGCTGACTTGA
- the LOC129734919 gene encoding arrestin domain-containing protein 3-like isoform X5: protein MWTVDTNADPDNDDNSEEGFNTIHSGRHEYAFSFELPQIPLATSFEGRHGSVRYWVKAELRRPWLLPVKLKKEFTVFEHIDINTPSLLSPQAGTKEKTLCCWLCTSGPVSLSAKIERKGYTPGESIEIFAEIENCSSRMVVPKATIYQTQAFYARGKMKEVKQLIANLCGESLSSGKTETWNGKQLKIPPVSPSILDCSIIRVEYSLMVYVDIPGAMDLFLNLPLVIGTIPLHPFGSRTSSVSSQGSMNMNWLGLTLPERPEAPPSYAEVVTEENGQSSHAPIAAFDFERALQGQLFAYIQEFRFLPPPLYSEVLCEVPWLLYRAISWSCRLGRLIQTQISPQMRDHLAPLIEGIHKKLT from the exons ATGTGGACTGTCGATACAAATGCTGACCCCGATA ATGATGACAATTCTGAAGAAGGCTTTAACACCATTCATTCAGGAAGGCATGAATATGCATTCAGCTTTGAGCTTCCACAGAT ACCACTTGCTACCTCATTCGAAGGCAGACATGGCAGTGTGCGCTATTGGGTGAAAGCTGAATTGCGTAGGCCTTGGCTTCTACCAGTAAAACTAAAGAAGGAATTTACAGTCTTTGAACATATAGATATCAACACTCCTTCATTACTG TCACCCCAAGCAGGTACAAAAGAAAAGACTCTATGTTGTTGGCTTTGTACCTCAGGCCCAGTATCCTTAAGTGCCAAAATTGAAAGAAAGGGCTATACCCCAG gtgaATCAATTGAGATATTTGCTGAAATTGAGAATTGCTCTTCCCGTATGGTGGTGCCAAAGGCAACCATTTACCAAACACAAGCATTCTATGCCAGAGGGAAAATGAAGGAAGTCAAACAGCTTATTGCCAACCTCTGTGGGGAATCCTTGTCATCTGGCAAAACAGAAACCTGGAATGGCAAACAGTTGAAAATTCCACCCGTTTCCCCTTCAATCCTTGACTGTAGTATAATCCGTGTGGAGTATTCACTGATG GTATATGTTGATATTCCAGGAGCCATGGATTTATTCCTTAACTTGCCACTGGTCATTGGTACCATTCCTCTGCATCCATTTGGTAGCAGAACATCAAGTGTGAGCAGCCAGGGTAGCATGAACATGAATTGGCTTGGTCTGACACTGCCTGAAAGACCAGAAG CACCTCCAAGCTATGCAGAAGTGGTCACAGAGGAAAACGGACAGTCCAGCCACGCACCTATAGCTGCTTTTGATTTTGAGAGAGCACTTCAAGGACAGTTATTTGCATACATCCAGGAGTTCCGTTTTCTTCCTCCACCTTTATATTCAGAA GTGCTCTGTGAAGTGCCTTGGCTTCTCTATCGTGCCATTTCCTGGAGCTGCAGACTTGGAAG ATTGATCCAAACCCAGATCAGCCCACAGATGAGAGACCATCTTGCCCCTCTCATTGAAGGAATCCATAAAAAGCTGACTTGA
- the LOC129734919 gene encoding arrestin domain-containing protein 3-like isoform X6, whose translation MFWLGFFVCTVFWVFCLLVASLGFWCFFVVVVGFFSALEQLILLLSASVDVFPGRAVIAASGALQQYTECDSLLKLPCKCKENLKFWVVLFWVVFFFFVSGESIEIFAEIENCSSRMVVPKATIYQTQAFYARGKMKEVKQLIANLCGESLSSGKTETWNGKQLKIPPVSPSILDCSIIRVEYSLMVYVDIPGAMDLFLNLPLVIGTIPLHPFGSRTSSVSSQGSMNMNWLGLTLPERPEAPPSYAEVVTEENGQSSHAPIAAFDFERALQGQLFAYIQEFRFLPPPLYSEVLCEVPWLLYRAISWSCRLGRLIQTQISPQMRDHLAPLIEGIHKKLT comes from the exons atgttttggttggggttttttgtgtgcactgttttttgggttttttgtttgcttgtagCTTCTCtgggtttttggtgtttttttgttgtggtggtggggtttttttcagctttagaaCAGCTCATCTTGCTTCTATCAGCATCAGTGGATGTCTTTCCAGGTAGAGCAGTGATAGCAGCATCTGGTGCGTTACAACAGTATACAGAATGTGACAGTTTGCTTAAGCTGCCTTGTAAATGTAAAGAGAACTTGAAATTCTGGgttgtgttgttttgggttgtcttttttttttttgtttcaggtgaATCAATTGAGATATTTGCTGAAATTGAGAATTGCTCTTCCCGTATGGTGGTGCCAAAGGCAACCATTTACCAAACACAAGCATTCTATGCCAGAGGGAAAATGAAGGAAGTCAAACAGCTTATTGCCAACCTCTGTGGGGAATCCTTGTCATCTGGCAAAACAGAAACCTGGAATGGCAAACAGTTGAAAATTCCACCCGTTTCCCCTTCAATCCTTGACTGTAGTATAATCCGTGTGGAGTATTCACTGATG GTATATGTTGATATTCCAGGAGCCATGGATTTATTCCTTAACTTGCCACTGGTCATTGGTACCATTCCTCTGCATCCATTTGGTAGCAGAACATCAAGTGTGAGCAGCCAGGGTAGCATGAACATGAATTGGCTTGGTCTGACACTGCCTGAAAGACCAGAAG CACCTCCAAGCTATGCAGAAGTGGTCACAGAGGAAAACGGACAGTCCAGCCACGCACCTATAGCTGCTTTTGATTTTGAGAGAGCACTTCAAGGACAGTTATTTGCATACATCCAGGAGTTCCGTTTTCTTCCTCCACCTTTATATTCAGAA GTGCTCTGTGAAGTGCCTTGGCTTCTCTATCGTGCCATTTCCTGGAGCTGCAGACTTGGAAG ATTGATCCAAACCCAGATCAGCCCACAGATGAGAGACCATCTTGCCCCTCTCATTGAAGGAATCCATAAAAAGCTGACTTGA
- the LOC129734919 gene encoding arrestin domain-containing protein 3-like isoform X3 yields the protein MVLGKVKSLTISFDCLNDSNIPVYSSGDTVSGRVSLEVTGEIRVKSLKIHARGHAKVRWTESRNAGSNTAYTQNYTEEVEYFNHKDVLLGHGRDDDNSEEGFNTIHSGRHEYAFSFELPQIPLATSFEGRHGSVRYWVKAELRRPWLLPVKLKKEFTVFEHIDINTPSLLSPQAGTKEKTLCCWLCTSGPVSLSAKIERKGYTPGESIEIFAEIENCSSRMVVPKATIYQTQAFYARGKMKEVKQLIANLCGESLSSGKTETWNGKQLKIPPVSPSILDCSIIRVEYSLMVYVDIPGAMDLFLNLPLVIGTIPLHPFGSRTSSVSSQGSMNMNWLGLTLPERPEAPPSYAEVVTEENGQSSHAPIAAFDFERALQGQLFAYIQEFRFLPPPLYSEIDPNPDQPTDERPSCPSH from the exons atggtgCTAGGGAAGGTAAAGAGTTTGACAATAAGCTTTGACTGTCTTAATGACAGCAATATCCCCGTCTATTCTAGTGGGGACACAGTCTCAGGAAGGGTCAGTTTAGAAGTTACTGGGGAAATTAGAGTAAAATCTCTTAAAATTCATGCAAGAGGACATGCAAAAGTACGTTGGACTGAATCTAGAAATGCTGGATCTAACACTGCCTATACGCAAAATTACACTGAAGAAGTAGAGTATTTTAACCATAAGGACGTTCTACTTGGGCACGGAAGAG ATGATGACAATTCTGAAGAAGGCTTTAACACCATTCATTCAGGAAGGCATGAATATGCATTCAGCTTTGAGCTTCCACAGAT ACCACTTGCTACCTCATTCGAAGGCAGACATGGCAGTGTGCGCTATTGGGTGAAAGCTGAATTGCGTAGGCCTTGGCTTCTACCAGTAAAACTAAAGAAGGAATTTACAGTCTTTGAACATATAGATATCAACACTCCTTCATTACTG TCACCCCAAGCAGGTACAAAAGAAAAGACTCTATGTTGTTGGCTTTGTACCTCAGGCCCAGTATCCTTAAGTGCCAAAATTGAAAGAAAGGGCTATACCCCAG gtgaATCAATTGAGATATTTGCTGAAATTGAGAATTGCTCTTCCCGTATGGTGGTGCCAAAGGCAACCATTTACCAAACACAAGCATTCTATGCCAGAGGGAAAATGAAGGAAGTCAAACAGCTTATTGCCAACCTCTGTGGGGAATCCTTGTCATCTGGCAAAACAGAAACCTGGAATGGCAAACAGTTGAAAATTCCACCCGTTTCCCCTTCAATCCTTGACTGTAGTATAATCCGTGTGGAGTATTCACTGATG GTATATGTTGATATTCCAGGAGCCATGGATTTATTCCTTAACTTGCCACTGGTCATTGGTACCATTCCTCTGCATCCATTTGGTAGCAGAACATCAAGTGTGAGCAGCCAGGGTAGCATGAACATGAATTGGCTTGGTCTGACACTGCCTGAAAGACCAGAAG CACCTCCAAGCTATGCAGAAGTGGTCACAGAGGAAAACGGACAGTCCAGCCACGCACCTATAGCTGCTTTTGATTTTGAGAGAGCACTTCAAGGACAGTTATTTGCATACATCCAGGAGTTCCGTTTTCTTCCTCCACCTTTATATTCAGAA ATTGATCCAAACCCAGATCAGCCCACAGATGAGAGACCATCTTGCCCCTCTCATTGA
- the LOC129734919 gene encoding arrestin domain-containing protein 3-like isoform X2 has translation MVLGKVKSLTISFDCLNDSNIPVYSSGDTVSGRVSLEVTGEIRVKSLKIHARGHAKVRWTESRNAGSNTAYTQNYTEEVEYFNHKDVLLGHGRDDDNSEEGFNTIHSGRHEYAFSFELPQIPLATSFEGRHGSVRYWVKAELRRPWLLPVKLKKEFTVFEHIDINTPSLLSPQAGTKEKTLCCWLCTSGPVSLSAKIERKGYTPGESIEIFAEIENCSSRMVVPKATIYQTQAFYARGKMKEVKQLIANLCGESLSSGKTETWNGKQLKIPPVSPSILDCSIIRVEYSLMVYVDIPGAMDLFLNLPLVIGTIPLHPFGSRTSSVSSQGSMNMNWLGLTLPERPEAPPSYAEVVTEENGQSSHAPIAAFDFERALQGQLFAYIQEFRFLPPPLYSELYNLKLKRCSVKCLGFSIVPFPGAADLED, from the exons atggtgCTAGGGAAGGTAAAGAGTTTGACAATAAGCTTTGACTGTCTTAATGACAGCAATATCCCCGTCTATTCTAGTGGGGACACAGTCTCAGGAAGGGTCAGTTTAGAAGTTACTGGGGAAATTAGAGTAAAATCTCTTAAAATTCATGCAAGAGGACATGCAAAAGTACGTTGGACTGAATCTAGAAATGCTGGATCTAACACTGCCTATACGCAAAATTACACTGAAGAAGTAGAGTATTTTAACCATAAGGACGTTCTACTTGGGCACGGAAGAG ATGATGACAATTCTGAAGAAGGCTTTAACACCATTCATTCAGGAAGGCATGAATATGCATTCAGCTTTGAGCTTCCACAGAT ACCACTTGCTACCTCATTCGAAGGCAGACATGGCAGTGTGCGCTATTGGGTGAAAGCTGAATTGCGTAGGCCTTGGCTTCTACCAGTAAAACTAAAGAAGGAATTTACAGTCTTTGAACATATAGATATCAACACTCCTTCATTACTG TCACCCCAAGCAGGTACAAAAGAAAAGACTCTATGTTGTTGGCTTTGTACCTCAGGCCCAGTATCCTTAAGTGCCAAAATTGAAAGAAAGGGCTATACCCCAG gtgaATCAATTGAGATATTTGCTGAAATTGAGAATTGCTCTTCCCGTATGGTGGTGCCAAAGGCAACCATTTACCAAACACAAGCATTCTATGCCAGAGGGAAAATGAAGGAAGTCAAACAGCTTATTGCCAACCTCTGTGGGGAATCCTTGTCATCTGGCAAAACAGAAACCTGGAATGGCAAACAGTTGAAAATTCCACCCGTTTCCCCTTCAATCCTTGACTGTAGTATAATCCGTGTGGAGTATTCACTGATG GTATATGTTGATATTCCAGGAGCCATGGATTTATTCCTTAACTTGCCACTGGTCATTGGTACCATTCCTCTGCATCCATTTGGTAGCAGAACATCAAGTGTGAGCAGCCAGGGTAGCATGAACATGAATTGGCTTGGTCTGACACTGCCTGAAAGACCAGAAG CACCTCCAAGCTATGCAGAAGTGGTCACAGAGGAAAACGGACAGTCCAGCCACGCACCTATAGCTGCTTTTGATTTTGAGAGAGCACTTCAAGGACAGTTATTTGCATACATCCAGGAGTTCCGTTTTCTTCCTCCACCTTTATATTCAGAA CTCTACAACCTTAAACTTAAAAGGTGCTCTGTGAAGTGCCTTGGCTTCTCTATCGTGCCATTTCCTGGAGCTGCAGACTTGGAAG ATTGA